A stretch of Rickettsia rickettsii DNA encodes these proteins:
- a CDS encoding SURF1 family protein: protein MKTNFLVFITFTILISLGFWQLSRLKEKKLFLASMQANLTSPAINLAEIQDGLPYHKVKITGQFLPNKDIYLYGRRSMSSEKDGYYLVTPFKTIEDKVILVARGWFSNRNKNIITQATTDRQHEIIGVTMPSEKTRIYLPANDIKNNVWLTLNLKETSKVLGLDLENFYIIAEGKDISNLDILLPLAINHLAAIRNDHLEYALTWFGLAISLIVIYVIYRRRYMAVDVIPRACSGIQKNN from the coding sequence ATGAAAACAAATTTTCTTGTATTTATAACCTTTACAATACTTATCTCTTTAGGCTTTTGGCAACTTAGTCGTTTAAAAGAAAAGAAATTATTTTTAGCTTCAATGCAAGCTAACCTAACCTCACCTGCAATTAATTTAGCAGAAATTCAAGACGGTTTACCTTATCACAAAGTAAAAATTACCGGTCAATTTTTGCCTAATAAAGACATATATTTATACGGTAGAAGGTCAATGTCGAGTGAAAAAGACGGATATTATTTAGTTACTCCTTTTAAAACCATAGAAGATAAAGTTATTTTAGTAGCACGAGGTTGGTTCAGTAATCGCAATAAAAATATTATCACGCAAGCTACAACCGACCGGCAGCACGAGATTATCGGTGTTACCATGCCATCAGAAAAAACTCGTATCTACTTACCTGCTAATGATATAAAAAATAATGTGTGGCTAACGCTAAATTTAAAAGAAACATCCAAAGTGTTAGGCTTAGATCTTGAGAATTTTTATATTATTGCGGAAGGAAAAGATATTAGCAATCTAGATATTTTATTACCTCTTGCAATAAATCATTTAGCAGCAATCAGAAATGACCATTTAGAATACGCCCTAACTTGGTTTGGACTTGCTATTTCTTTAATCGTAATATATGTAATTTATCGGCGTCGTTATATGGCTGTGGATGTCATCCCGCGAGCTTGTAGCGGGATCCAGAAAAATAATTAA
- the coaE gene encoding dephospho-CoA kinase (Dephospho-CoA kinase (CoaE) performs the final step in coenzyme A biosynthesis.), translated as MLAIGITGSYASGKTFMLDYLAEKGYKTFCADRCIKELYQDVVLQTQILKLLPELESFNIRKISNLIYNNDLAREKLQNFIYPLLIDKLILFQKENANSKFGFAEIPLLYEAKFEKYFDFVVTIYCSEERRMQRAITRSSFDIEIYNKIKEIQLSQESKIAKADFAINSGVDMLDLEKQIAKLIKDLECRV; from the coding sequence ATGTTAGCAATAGGTATTACCGGTAGCTATGCATCGGGTAAAACTTTTATGTTGGATTATTTAGCAGAAAAAGGATATAAAACTTTTTGTGCCGATAGATGCATAAAAGAATTATATCAAGATGTAGTTTTGCAAACTCAGATTTTAAAATTACTACCTGAACTTGAGTCGTTCAATATTAGAAAAATCAGTAATTTAATTTACAATAACGACCTAGCTAGAGAAAAACTACAAAATTTTATTTACCCTTTACTAATAGATAAACTCATTTTATTTCAAAAAGAAAATGCTAATTCCAAATTTGGCTTTGCCGAAATACCGCTGCTTTATGAAGCTAAATTTGAGAAATATTTTGATTTTGTCGTAACAATATACTGTTCTGAAGAAAGAAGAATGCAAAGAGCAATAACGAGATCTTCGTTTGATATAGAAATTTATAATAAAATCAAAGAAATTCAACTATCACAAGAGAGCAAAATAGCAAAAGCAGATTTTGCTATAAATAGCGGCGTTGATATGTTAGACTTGGAAAAACAAATAGCGAAACTAATAAAGGATTTGGAATGTCGAGTTTAA
- the dnaQ gene encoding DNA polymerase III subunit epsilon, with translation MSSLREIILDTETTGLDPQQGHRIVEIGAIEMVNKVLTGRNFHFYINPERDMPFEAYRIHGISGEFLKDKPLFHTIADDFLEFISDSKLIIHNAPFDIKFLNHELSLLKRTDIKLLELANTIDTLVMARSIFPGSKYNLDALCKRFKVDNSGRQLHGALKDAALLAEVYVELMGGRQSAFKMVDKSAVINNLATNQVNNKTEQTTIVIKPTKEELQKHKEFLSRILKTA, from the coding sequence ATGTCGAGTTTAAGAGAAATAATTTTAGATACCGAGACTACGGGACTTGACCCACAACAAGGTCATCGAATCGTTGAGATCGGTGCTATTGAGATGGTAAATAAGGTATTAACAGGCAGGAATTTTCATTTTTATATTAATCCCGAGCGAGATATGCCGTTTGAGGCTTATAGAATTCATGGCATATCCGGCGAATTTTTAAAAGACAAGCCTCTATTTCATACAATAGCCGATGATTTTTTAGAGTTTATTTCAGATAGCAAACTGATTATTCATAATGCTCCTTTCGATATTAAATTTCTAAATCATGAATTATCATTATTAAAAAGAACCGACATTAAACTCTTGGAACTAGCAAATACTATTGATACTTTAGTAATGGCTAGAAGCATATTTCCAGGCTCAAAATATAATCTTGATGCATTATGTAAAAGATTTAAAGTTGATAATTCAGGTAGGCAGCTTCACGGAGCTTTGAAAGATGCCGCATTACTTGCAGAAGTATATGTAGAGTTAATGGGCGGTAGACAATCCGCTTTTAAAATGGTTGATAAATCTGCCGTAATAAATAATTTAGCAACTAATCAAGTAAATAACAAAACAGAACAAACTACTATTGTTATTAAACCTACAAAAGAAGAGCTGCAAAAACATAAAGAGTTTCTCAGTAGGATTTTAAAAACTGCTTAG